One Rhodobacteraceae bacterium M385 genomic region harbors:
- a CDS encoding aldo/keto reductase, with the protein MDRVTLGGVDMSRIVYGMWRLGDDADTSAAHVQAKVEACLAQGITTMDQADIYGGYAAEALLGQALLAAPALRDQIEIVTKCDIVAPMGVHADKRVKYYDTSAEYVTAAVDRSLKNMNIDVIDLLLIHRPDPLMDHVETGACLDALVASGKVRAVGTSNFRPWDWELLQSAMKTQLATNQIETSVLCHAPFTNGDVAFHQRQGQPIMAWSPLAGGALFAEEGAAVRAVLERIGADHGVGADAVAVAWLLRHPAQILPVMGTNNLNRIKGLSDAMQVTLDRQDWYEIYTAALGHEVA; encoded by the coding sequence ATGGATCGCGTTACACTTGGCGGGGTTGATATGTCCCGCATCGTTTACGGGATGTGGCGCTTGGGCGACGATGCGGATACCTCTGCGGCCCATGTGCAAGCGAAGGTGGAGGCCTGTTTGGCACAAGGCATCACCACGATGGATCAGGCCGACATCTATGGCGGCTACGCCGCCGAGGCGCTCCTCGGGCAAGCCCTCCTCGCCGCGCCCGCGCTGCGCGATCAGATCGAGATCGTGACGAAATGCGATATCGTGGCGCCTATGGGCGTGCATGCGGACAAGCGGGTGAAATACTATGACACCAGTGCGGAGTATGTGACGGCGGCAGTCGATAGGTCATTGAAAAACATGAATATTGACGTGATCGACCTGTTGTTGATCCACCGCCCTGATCCGTTGATGGATCATGTCGAAACGGGCGCTTGTCTGGATGCTTTGGTGGCATCGGGCAAGGTGCGCGCGGTTGGCACGTCGAATTTCCGCCCCTGGGATTGGGAGCTTCTGCAATCGGCGATGAAAACTCAGCTGGCGACGAACCAGATCGAGACCTCGGTCCTGTGCCACGCGCCGTTTACCAATGGCGATGTTGCGTTCCATCAGCGCCAAGGCCAGCCGATCATGGCGTGGTCACCGCTGGCGGGCGGGGCGTTGTTTGCCGAGGAAGGGGCCGCCGTTCGTGCGGTGCTGGAACGGATCGGCGCCGATCACGGCGTGGGTGCCGATGCGGTTGCCGTGGCGTGGCTGCTGCGTCACCCGGCGCAGATCTTGCCGGTGATGGGGACGAATAACCTGAACCGGATCAAGGGCTTGTCTGACGCGATGCAGGTCACGCTGGACCGCCAAGATTGGTACGAGATCTACACCGCTGCCCTCGGTCACGAGGTCGCCTAA
- a CDS encoding GntR family transcriptional regulator has protein sequence MPTYLRIAEALTIDIGGGRLAPGEKLPPERAMARDKGVAVATLRKALKLLVERGLIERRQGSGNYVLGGATNIGTYALFRLELRGIGGGLPTARLLDIQKTKKPDDLPNIGRSFDVGIRMRRLRFLADIPVAVEEIWLDLRWHDDNGLNARTVSESLYRTYADRLGLHIREAEDVISAAPLPDWTPPELGLVPGTFAGFVERRAYDQHGMPCEASWTWFNPELAQYYSRVP, from the coding sequence TTGCCGACCTATCTGCGGATCGCGGAGGCGTTAACCATCGACATTGGCGGCGGCCGTTTGGCACCGGGCGAGAAATTGCCCCCCGAACGTGCGATGGCTCGTGACAAAGGCGTGGCTGTGGCGACCTTGCGAAAGGCACTGAAACTTCTGGTGGAACGCGGGTTGATTGAGCGGCGACAGGGCTCAGGCAACTACGTGCTTGGCGGGGCCACGAACATCGGCACCTACGCGCTGTTTCGGTTAGAGCTGCGCGGGATCGGGGGCGGGCTTCCCACGGCGCGATTGCTGGATATCCAGAAGACGAAAAAGCCCGACGACCTGCCTAACATCGGCCGCAGTTTTGATGTGGGCATTCGGATGCGACGGCTGCGGTTTTTGGCGGATATTCCGGTAGCAGTCGAGGAAATATGGCTGGACCTTCGGTGGCATGATGACAACGGGCTGAACGCGCGGACGGTCTCGGAATCGCTGTATCGCACCTACGCCGACCGCCTTGGCCTGCACATTCGCGAGGCCGAGGACGTCATTAGTGCGGCCCCCCTGCCCGATTGGACGCCGCCCGAATTGGGGCTGGTACCGGGCACCTTCGCGGGCTTTGTGGAACGCCGCGCCTATGACCAACACGGGATGCCGTGCGAGGCGTCCTGGACGTGGTTCAACCCTGAACTCGCTCAATATTATTCGAGAGTTCCGTGA
- a CDS encoding LLM class flavin-dependent oxidoreductase, which yields MTVVPVTSADLDAAEVSWFAALCSDDYEFLGVPDGKLRSSWDHCSGLVREAEAQGFRNILCPSSYQVGQDTLSFVAGCAPITSKINMLAAVRCGEMQPIMLARTVATLDHMLQGRLTVNIISSDFPGEKADSAFRYQRSREVVEILKQAWTQDEINYHGQVYDFEGLTTDPVRPYQTGGPLLYFGGYSPSALELCGQHCDVYLMWPEPKEALAQRMKDVNQVAEKYGRTLDYGLRVHMIVRDTEAEAREYAEHLTSKLDDEYGQLIRERALDSTSLGVSHQAKARELADKFGYVEPHLWTGIGRARSGCGAALVGSADQVLTQIEEYRKMGIRAFIFSGYPHMDECKHFGRLVMPELKTCSLPEAYGRVPTSAPATPLGVGERR from the coding sequence ATGACAGTGGTTCCAGTCACATCAGCAGATTTAGACGCGGCGGAGGTCAGCTGGTTCGCCGCGCTCTGCTCGGACGATTATGAATTCCTTGGCGTGCCCGACGGAAAATTGCGGTCCTCTTGGGACCATTGCAGCGGTTTGGTGCGCGAAGCCGAGGCGCAGGGCTTCCGCAACATCCTGTGTCCGTCCTCCTATCAAGTCGGTCAAGACACCCTGTCTTTTGTGGCGGGTTGTGCGCCAATCACCAGCAAAATCAACATGTTGGCCGCAGTCCGCTGTGGTGAGATGCAGCCTATCATGCTGGCCCGTACCGTGGCCACGCTGGACCATATGCTGCAAGGGCGTCTGACGGTTAACATCATTTCCTCCGACTTCCCGGGCGAGAAGGCCGACAGCGCGTTCCGCTACCAACGCTCCCGCGAGGTGGTGGAGATCCTCAAGCAAGCCTGGACCCAGGACGAGATCAATTATCATGGCCAAGTCTATGATTTTGAAGGGTTAACCACTGATCCCGTGCGCCCCTATCAGACCGGCGGGCCGCTTTTGTACTTCGGCGGTTATTCCCCATCGGCGCTGGAGTTGTGCGGCCAGCATTGCGACGTCTATCTGATGTGGCCCGAGCCGAAAGAGGCCTTGGCACAGCGGATGAAAGACGTGAACCAAGTGGCTGAAAAGTATGGCAGAACGTTGGATTACGGCCTGCGCGTCCACATGATCGTGCGCGACACCGAAGCGGAGGCGCGGGAATATGCCGAGCATCTGACCTCCAAGCTGGATGACGAATACGGCCAGCTGATCCGCGAACGCGCCCTCGACAGCACGTCCTTGGGCGTGTCGCATCAGGCTAAGGCACGGGAATTGGCCGATAAATTTGGCTACGTGGAGCCGCATTTGTGGACTGGCATTGGCCGCGCCCGATCCGGTTGTGGGGCGGCTTTGGTGGGCTCTGCCGATCAGGTTCTCACCCAGATCGAGGAGTATAGAAAGATGGGCATCCGCGCCTTCATCTTCTCGGGCTATCCGCATATGGATGAGTGCAAGCACTTCGGCAGATTGGTCATGCCAGAGCTGAAAACATGTTCATTGCCAGAGGCTTACGGGCGCGTCCCGACCTCGGCACCAGCCACGCCGTTGGGCGTAGGGGAGAGACGATAA
- a CDS encoding FAD-binding protein, which produces MGMNKDIRRNDEGIATALGILTQAYGPRVETGQALREQHGHTTTWLRNQAPDAVIFPKSTEEVQDIVRICAAHKVPIIAFGTGTSLEGHVNAPVGGISLDFSQMDAILEVHAEDMDVVIQPGVTRKALNTYLRDTGLFFPIDPGADASLGGMAATRASGTCAVRYGTMKDNVLALKAVLPSGEVVKTAARARKTSAGYDLTRLMVGSEGTLGIITELTLKLQGIPEATSAATCSFPSLEDACNAVITCFQYGLPVARIELLNELQVKACNAYSKLSLPETPLLLLEFHGSETGVTEQAELFGEIAADHGGTGFELTAKEEDRAKLWQARHDSYWAALQLRPGAKAISTDACVPISRLADCVAAAEVKLEEMGLMAPIVGHVGDGNFHALLLLDMENPAEIETAESFIGWLNDLAISMDGTCTGEHGIGQGKAKYLERELGPGAMQVMGAIKRGIDPDNIFNPGKLALS; this is translated from the coding sequence ATGGGCATGAACAAAGACATTCGGCGAAACGATGAGGGTATCGCCACGGCGCTTGGCATTCTAACGCAAGCCTATGGTCCTCGGGTGGAGACGGGCCAAGCGCTGCGCGAGCAGCATGGTCACACGACGACTTGGTTGCGAAACCAGGCCCCCGACGCGGTGATCTTCCCCAAGTCAACCGAAGAAGTGCAGGACATTGTGCGGATTTGTGCCGCCCATAAGGTGCCAATCATTGCCTTTGGCACCGGGACGTCGTTGGAGGGACATGTGAATGCACCTGTGGGCGGGATCTCGTTGGATTTCAGTCAGATGGATGCGATCCTTGAGGTGCACGCCGAGGATATGGATGTGGTCATTCAACCCGGCGTGACACGTAAAGCGCTCAACACCTATCTGCGTGATACGGGGTTGTTCTTTCCCATTGATCCGGGTGCTGACGCGTCCTTGGGCGGGATGGCGGCCACGCGCGCCAGCGGCACCTGTGCCGTGCGCTATGGCACGATGAAAGACAACGTCTTGGCATTGAAGGCGGTTTTGCCGTCGGGGGAAGTTGTGAAGACAGCGGCCCGGGCGCGAAAGACTTCGGCCGGTTATGATTTAACCCGGCTGATGGTTGGCTCTGAGGGCACGCTTGGTATCATCACGGAGCTTACCTTGAAGCTTCAGGGTATCCCCGAGGCGACCTCGGCGGCGACCTGTTCGTTTCCGAGCTTGGAGGATGCGTGCAATGCGGTCATTACGTGCTTCCAGTATGGTCTTCCAGTGGCCCGGATCGAGTTGCTCAATGAGTTGCAAGTGAAGGCCTGCAATGCCTATTCCAAGCTTTCCCTGCCCGAGACGCCCTTGCTGTTGCTGGAGTTCCACGGATCAGAGACCGGCGTGACCGAGCAGGCAGAGTTATTCGGTGAGATTGCCGCAGATCACGGCGGGACGGGGTTTGAGTTGACCGCCAAGGAAGAGGATCGCGCGAAGCTATGGCAGGCGCGTCACGATTCCTACTGGGCCGCGCTGCAATTGCGCCCCGGTGCGAAGGCGATTTCCACTGATGCCTGCGTGCCGATCTCTCGACTGGCGGATTGTGTTGCGGCGGCAGAGGTGAAGTTGGAAGAAATGGGGCTGATGGCCCCCATTGTAGGTCACGTGGGAGACGGAAACTTCCACGCTCTCTTGTTGCTCGACATGGAGAACCCTGCCGAGATTGAGACGGCAGAAAGTTTCATCGGGTGGCTTAATGACTTGGCGATCTCGATGGACGGGACCTGTACCGGTGAACATGGCATCGGGCAGGGCAAAGCCAAGTATCTGGAGCGAGAGCTTGGCCCCGGCGCGATGCAGGTGATGGGCGCGATCAAGCGGGGCATCGACCCCGACAATATCTTTAACCCCGGCAAGCTGGCGCTGTCGTAA
- the ispG gene encoding flavodoxin-dependent (E)-4-hydroxy-3-methylbut-2-enyl-diphosphate synthase: MSHNPIRPWRNIDRRKSRQIMVGNVPVGGDAPISVQTMTNTLTTDASATIKQVIAAAEAGADIVRVSVPDADSARAMKEICRESPVPIVADIHFHYKRGIEAAEAGAACLRINPGNIGDASRVKEVVKAARDHNCSIRIGVNAGSLEKQLLEKYGEPCPDAMVESGMAHIKLLEDNDFHEFKISMKASDIFMTAAAYSQLADQTDAPFHMGITEAGGFVGGTVKSAIGLGNLLWSGIGDTMRVSLSADPVEEVKIGFEILKSLGLRHRGVNIISCPSCARQGFDVIKTVEKLEERLEHIKTPMSLSIIGCVVNGPGEALMTDVGFTGGGAGSGMVYLAGKQSHKMSNDQMVDHIVEQVEKRAEVIEAQRRAEEAAL; encoded by the coding sequence AGACCATGACCAACACGCTGACCACGGACGCCAGCGCCACGATCAAGCAAGTGATCGCCGCGGCCGAGGCCGGGGCAGACATCGTCCGCGTCTCGGTCCCCGACGCCGACAGCGCGCGCGCCATGAAGGAAATCTGCCGCGAAAGCCCGGTGCCGATCGTGGCTGACATCCACTTCCACTACAAACGCGGGATCGAGGCCGCCGAGGCGGGCGCCGCCTGCCTGCGCATCAACCCCGGCAACATTGGCGACGCCTCCCGCGTGAAAGAGGTTGTCAAAGCCGCCCGCGACCACAATTGCTCCATCCGTATCGGCGTGAACGCAGGAAGTCTGGAAAAGCAATTGCTGGAGAAATACGGAGAGCCTTGCCCCGACGCGATGGTCGAATCCGGCATGGCCCACATCAAGCTTCTGGAAGACAACGACTTTCACGAGTTCAAGATCTCCATGAAGGCCTCTGACATCTTCATGACCGCCGCCGCCTACAGCCAGCTCGCGGATCAAACCGACGCGCCATTCCACATGGGCATCACCGAGGCCGGGGGCTTCGTCGGTGGCACGGTGAAATCGGCCATCGGGCTTGGGAACCTGCTGTGGTCGGGGATCGGCGACACCATGCGCGTGTCCCTGTCGGCCGATCCGGTGGAAGAGGTGAAGATCGGGTTCGAGATCCTGAAATCCCTCGGCCTGCGCCACCGGGGGGTGAACATCATCTCCTGCCCCTCCTGCGCGCGGCAGGGCTTCGACGTGATCAAAACAGTGGAAAAGCTGGAAGAACGGCTGGAGCACATCAAAACGCCCATGAGCCTGTCGATCATCGGCTGTGTCGTGAATGGCCCGGGAGAGGCGTTGATGACGGACGTCGGCTTCACCGGCGGCGGCGCGGGCAGCGGCATGGTCTATTTGGCGGGCAAGCAAAGCCATAAGATGAGCAACGACCAGATGGTGGATCACATTGTTGAGCAGGTCGAAAAGCGTGCCGAAGTTATCGAAGCGCAGCGCCGCGCCGAGGAGGCAGCGCTTTAG
- a CDS encoding Gfo/Idh/MocA family oxidoreductase produces MTRYGLVGAGMMGQEHIRNIALLPDTAVTAFYEPNDEMAAKSLALVPDAVRCDSLDALLARDDIDALVIASPNFCHVGQLKEITAKVTLPILCEKPLYTAPEDAAEVAALQSYGAPIWVAMEYRYMPPVAKFREMVAGATGGIKMLTIREHRFPFLEKVGDWNRFNRNSGGTFVEKCCHFFDLMRLILNDEPIRIMASAGQSVNHLDESYAGETPDIWDNGYVIVDFKGGARALLELCMFAEGSEYQEEISAVGPTGKIEALVPGPTRFWNPDLGPAPMPKVVVSPRAPTTGQVVHDTPVDKDLLTAGDHHGSTYYQHVQFLDVIRNGASPQVTLNDGAMAVRMGMAAQESARTGRAIDLS; encoded by the coding sequence ATGACAAGATACGGTCTCGTGGGCGCGGGCATGATGGGCCAAGAGCACATCCGCAACATCGCTTTGCTGCCAGACACGGCAGTGACGGCGTTTTATGAACCTAACGACGAAATGGCGGCCAAATCGCTGGCGCTGGTGCCTGATGCTGTGCGCTGCGACAGTCTTGATGCGTTGTTGGCGCGCGATGATATCGACGCGCTTGTGATCGCCTCTCCGAACTTTTGCCACGTCGGGCAACTTAAGGAGATTACCGCCAAGGTGACACTGCCGATCTTGTGCGAGAAGCCGCTTTACACCGCGCCCGAGGACGCCGCAGAGGTGGCTGCGTTGCAAAGTTATGGCGCTCCGATCTGGGTGGCGATGGAATATCGCTACATGCCTCCGGTCGCCAAATTCCGCGAGATGGTGGCCGGCGCGACGGGCGGGATCAAGATGCTGACGATCCGTGAGCATCGGTTCCCGTTTCTGGAGAAAGTCGGCGACTGGAACCGCTTCAATCGCAACTCTGGCGGCACATTTGTCGAAAAGTGCTGCCACTTCTTCGACCTTATGCGTTTGATTTTAAACGATGAACCTATCCGCATTATGGCCAGTGCCGGGCAGTCGGTGAACCATCTGGACGAAAGCTACGCCGGTGAGACACCGGACATTTGGGACAACGGCTATGTGATTGTGGACTTCAAAGGCGGCGCGCGTGCGCTGCTGGAGTTGTGCATGTTCGCCGAGGGCAGCGAGTATCAAGAAGAGATCAGCGCTGTAGGTCCGACCGGCAAGATCGAGGCATTGGTACCCGGCCCCACGAGGTTCTGGAACCCCGATCTGGGCCCTGCGCCGATGCCCAAAGTTGTGGTCAGCCCCCGCGCGCCGACTACGGGACAAGTTGTCCATGACACGCCAGTCGATAAGGATCTGCTGACCGCGGGCGATCACCACGGATCGACCTACTACCAGCACGTCCAGTTTCTGGATGTCATCCGCAACGGAGCAAGTCCGCAGGTCACTTTGAATGACGGTGCTATGGCGGTTCGCATGGGCATGGCGGCGCAGGAAAGCGCACGTACGGGCCGCGCGATTGATCTGAGCTAG
- a CDS encoding polysaccharide biosynthesis protein yields the protein MNLSSLSRKQKRIMFLVFDCGLAPIALYLAFALRFGTGLPLDQIRGSSPLFAVIIFLAPFLIIAFRLPWIKLTALEFSSLTRIASAAAVLGLVAMSSSYVMSLGAPRSVPIIFAVTFFGLSIFGRTILFLLVQRSWNDRGGVPVAIYGAGAAGIQLASALRRSSEVNPVTFVDDNPSLHGLIISGLFVAAPRKLREMVETGSVKRILVAMPSMPKGQLDTLLARLGELPCEVQVLPSYVDLISGRSTQLNTVSPDALLGRDKVALDVPDIAKAYAGRSVMVTGAGGSIGSELCRQLLECNPARIVFLERSELALYQIDREIRPAAALRGIDVTARLGSVTDEARVRAVLEQEGVEIVIHAAAYKHVPLVEENELEGARNNTLGTQTVAAAAEAAGCERFILVSTDKAVRPTNIMGATKRMAELVIQDMASRAIKTRFSMVRFGNVLGSSGSVLPLFQDQIRKGGPVTVTHGEVTRFFMTIPEAARLVLLAGAYSEGGDVFVLDMGKPMRIIDIAKRMILMSGATVREGDDGPGIAIEITGLRPGEKLYEELLIDSASMQTTPHEKILRAQEDRLSQIEVAGMLRELRGAIDAGEASRVRAAVVASVKGYHVPEVEGDAERSTTPDVSA from the coding sequence ATGAACTTAAGCTCTCTTTCCCGTAAGCAGAAGCGGATCATGTTTCTGGTGTTCGATTGCGGCCTTGCCCCGATCGCGCTTTACTTGGCCTTTGCCTTGCGGTTCGGCACGGGACTGCCCTTGGATCAAATCCGGGGATCCTCGCCGCTTTTTGCGGTGATTATCTTCCTCGCGCCGTTTCTGATCATCGCGTTCCGCCTGCCTTGGATCAAGCTGACCGCGCTGGAATTTTCTTCTTTAACAAGGATCGCTTCTGCCGCCGCCGTCCTTGGCCTCGTCGCCATGTCGTCAAGCTACGTGATGAGCCTTGGCGCCCCGCGGTCCGTGCCCATCATCTTCGCCGTGACCTTCTTTGGTCTGTCAATCTTCGGCCGAACCATCCTATTCCTGCTCGTTCAACGCTCGTGGAATGACCGGGGCGGCGTGCCAGTGGCCATCTACGGAGCGGGCGCTGCGGGCATTCAATTGGCTTCTGCTCTGCGTCGCAGCTCCGAAGTGAACCCGGTCACGTTTGTTGATGATAACCCTTCTTTGCATGGTCTCATAATCTCGGGCTTGTTCGTGGCCGCTCCGCGAAAATTGCGCGAGATGGTGGAGACGGGGAGCGTGAAACGCATCCTCGTGGCGATGCCGTCGATGCCCAAGGGCCAGTTGGATACCCTTCTGGCGCGGCTGGGTGAATTGCCCTGCGAAGTCCAGGTCTTGCCCTCCTACGTGGATCTGATCTCGGGACGATCGACCCAATTGAACACCGTTTCACCCGACGCGCTCTTGGGCCGTGACAAGGTGGCGCTGGATGTGCCTGATATCGCAAAGGCCTATGCCGGGCGCTCGGTGATGGTAACCGGGGCTGGGGGCTCGATCGGGTCAGAACTGTGCCGACAATTGCTGGAATGTAACCCGGCGCGGATCGTGTTTCTGGAACGTTCGGAACTGGCGCTTTACCAGATCGACCGGGAAATTCGCCCCGCCGCGGCCCTGCGCGGGATTGATGTGACGGCTCGGCTCGGTTCGGTCACCGACGAGGCGCGGGTTCGCGCGGTGTTGGAGCAAGAAGGCGTTGAAATCGTTATCCACGCCGCCGCCTACAAACACGTGCCGCTGGTGGAAGAGAATGAACTGGAAGGCGCGCGCAACAACACCCTTGGCACCCAAACCGTTGCCGCCGCGGCAGAGGCGGCAGGGTGTGAGCGTTTCATTCTGGTCTCCACAGACAAGGCCGTGCGCCCGACCAACATCATGGGGGCCACCAAACGAATGGCGGAACTGGTCATTCAGGACATGGCGTCGCGGGCGATTAAAACCCGGTTTTCCATGGTGCGCTTCGGCAATGTTCTGGGCTCTTCCGGCTCGGTCCTTCCGCTGTTTCAAGACCAGATCCGCAAAGGCGGCCCCGTGACCGTAACCCACGGGGAAGTCACGCGTTTCTTCATGACCATACCGGAAGCGGCACGGCTAGTACTGCTGGCGGGGGCCTATTCCGAAGGGGGGGATGTCTTTGTCTTGGATATGGGCAAACCGATGCGGATCATCGACATCGCCAAACGCATGATCCTGATGTCGGGCGCCACCGTGCGCGAAGGGGATGATGGCCCCGGCATCGCGATTGAAATCACCGGCCTACGTCCCGGGGAAAAGCTTTATGAAGAACTGCTGATCGACTCGGCCTCGATGCAAACCACCCCGCACGAAAAGATTCTGCGTGCCCAGGAAGATCGCCTCAGTCAGATCGAAGTGGCCGGAATGCTTCGGGAACTGCGTGGCGCCATTGACGCGGGCGAAGCGTCCCGTGTTCGGGCCGCAGTGGTGGCCTCTGTGAAGGGATATCACGTGCCGGAAGTCGAAGGTGACGCAGAAAGATCCACCACCCCCGACGTTTCTGCTTAA
- a CDS encoding VIT family protein: MVRPTASAVPSAHAEPHLSGRAGWLRAAVMGANDGILSTASLIAGVAAGTGDHGTIFLAGLAGLVAGALSMAAGEYVSVSSQADAEHADMEREREELERNPEAELAELTAIYVERGLAPDLAERVAIDLTEVDALTAHLRDEIGLTDLSPPRPVQAAVVSGLTFAGGAAVPLLVSWIAPLDGVVIWVAVATLVALGSLGALGAQAGGAHKGRAALRVMLWGALAMAATTVIGAMVGGAI; encoded by the coding sequence ATGGTGCGCCCAACGGCCTCGGCGGTGCCCTCCGCCCATGCAGAACCGCATCTGTCGGGCCGAGCGGGCTGGCTTCGGGCAGCGGTCATGGGGGCCAATGATGGCATTTTGTCCACGGCGTCGCTGATTGCCGGTGTCGCGGCGGGCACGGGCGATCATGGGACGATCTTTTTGGCAGGTCTTGCCGGATTGGTCGCCGGTGCCCTTTCCATGGCGGCGGGCGAATACGTTTCTGTTTCCAGTCAGGCCGATGCCGAACACGCCGATATGGAGCGTGAACGCGAGGAATTGGAACGTAACCCAGAAGCGGAATTGGCTGAATTGACCGCCATCTACGTGGAACGCGGATTGGCGCCCGATTTGGCTGAGCGTGTGGCAATTGATCTGACCGAAGTGGATGCCTTGACCGCCCATTTGCGCGATGAGATCGGGCTTACCGATTTGTCGCCTCCGCGTCCGGTTCAGGCGGCGGTCGTGTCGGGGTTAACCTTTGCAGGCGGCGCGGCGGTGCCGTTGCTTGTCTCATGGATCGCACCACTTGATGGCGTGGTGATCTGGGTGGCCGTGGCGACCTTGGTGGCCTTGGGATCGCTCGGTGCCCTTGGGGCGCAAGCAGGGGGGGCGCACAAGGGCCGAGCGGCTTTGCGGGTTATGTTGTGGGGGGCTTTGGCAATGGCCGCGACAACAGTAATTGGCGCGATGGTGGGCGGCGCGATTTAA